The Styela clava chromosome 13, kaStyClav1.hap1.2, whole genome shotgun sequence genome has a window encoding:
- the LOC144431313 gene encoding caspase-3-like produces MSDASKVYEITEKFNIEDWKQFARTKLEVADTTIEGIENKYKNQLKEIKYQTVCHWQGKLKGFELCEELKRLKHEYFCGSYSGQVVSSVQQHVEEEPSGDKAGAAAGPTGEGEPTRETYEPDVYPFNGKKGRVLIINNSFFDKNRKKNPHSRKPGCDADVKNMEELWKYLDCELHQGKSHEDLSDSEMLNLLKNVAQLTKNDCAFVVVIIMTHGGLDQDGNEVVYGNGFENILKKDIDSMFQNDYAKCLHDIPKFFIYQCCRGSEDMKAISRTEKGPQLKRETIVSETIPIICDIVSIHAAPADHVAYISENGSFLIEAIYNIFRAHGKAVAENAFVRKNVVDMLSMVNTEIWKMFGTLEKDVLIRPMSVFVSSLGKTFYLTDDTEVKHMT; encoded by the coding sequence ATGTCGGATGCCTCTAAAGTTTACGAAATAACTGAAAAGTTTAACATTGAGGATTGGAAACAATTTGCTAGAACAAAGTTGGAGGTAGCAGACACAACTATTGAAGGaatcgaaaataaatataaaaaccaactCAAAGAAATCAAATATCAAACCGTTTGCCATTGGCAGGGAAAATTAAAGGGTTTCGAACTATGCGAGGAACTTAAAAGACTCAAGCATGAGTACTTCTGTGGAAGCTACAGCGGGCAAGTGGTCAGTTCAGTACAACAGCATGTAGAGGAAGAGCCTTCAGGCGACAAAGCAGGGGCCGCTGCAGGTCCAACTGGCGAAGGAGAACCGACGAGAGAAACATACGAGCCAGATGTTTACCCGTTTAATGGCAAAAAGGGACGGGTATTGATAATAAACAACtcgttttttgataaaaataggaaaaaaaatcCACATAGCAGAAAACCAGGGTGCGATGCGGACGTGAAAAATATGGAGGAACTGTGGAAATATCTGGACTGTGAGTTGCATCAGGGAAAATCTCATGAAGACCTATCAGATTCGGAGATGCTCAATCTTCTGAAAAACGTGGCACAATTAACAAAAAATGACTGTGCGTTTGTGGTAGTAATAATAATGACACACGGTGGTTTGGACCAAGACGGAAATGAAGTCGTGTATGGGAATGGCTTTGAAAATATACTCAAAAAAGATATCGACAGCATGTTTCAAAATGATTATGCAAAATGTCTTCACGATATTCCAAAATTTTTCATATACCAGTGTTGTCGAGGAAGTGAAGATATGAAAGCAATTTCTCGTACAGAAAAAGGTCCGCAATTAAAAAGAGAAACAATTGTTAGTGAGACAATACCTATCATCTGCGACATTGTATCCATTCATGCCGCACCTGCAGACCACGTTGCTTATATATCGGAAAATGGCTCATTTCTGATCGAGGCGATATACAACATTTTCAGAGCACACGGAAAAGCAGTCGCTGAAAACGCCTTTGTACGAAAAAACGTTGTGGACATGCTGTCTATGGTGAACACTGAGATATGGAAAATGTTCGGGACTTTGGAAAAAGATGTGCTGATAAGGCCGATGTCTGTATTCGTGTCAAGCTTGGGGAAAACTTTCTACCTGACCGATGATACCGAAGTCAAACATATGACTTGA